The genomic window CCGTATACCTAAAAGATTGCACATCAAATGATACTGAAACCCTATGAGTACGAGCTTGCTGCATGACGCTGTGGGGAAAATAGCCACAGTTGAAAACAATCTGGGGATGCTCTAGCGGCCCATAGTGTCCTCTCTCCCCGGCTAAGAGTCGCTTCACAATAGTTTCGCCACACTGCGACTCCGAGGGCCAGGAATCGCGCTCGTCAAACACGAACCCATCAGTATAGTCTTGGTGCATGGCGGCATAAATCACCTGCTGGGGGTTTGGTGTTTTGGCAATAACTTCTACTCGGAATCGATCCATTGGCTTTTGGAAAATTGATTTGTATGTGTTCTGGAAGGGTGGTTGACAACCCGATTCACGATCATATCCCTTTCGGCAGATGAAAAGGCTTTACAAATATTCATATATTTGTTACAGTTTGTTACATGAGAAGCAACAAGGGAAAATAAAATGCGTACAAACAATGCCATTATTGACGACCAAGGTCTGATGAACAACTTCGCGATTGAGCCAAAGGTTTATGTAGATGAGCAAGGCGATCGCACTGGTTTTACTCCCTATGCAGAATTACTCAACGGTCGTTTAGCCATGATTGGTTTTATCTCCCTGATTGCTTTAGAAGTATTTACAGGACATGGTATTTTTGGTCTTTTCGCTAATCTGTAAAAGCAAGATAATATTTAAAGTTTTGTAAAAATCAGCTTAACAAAATTTTTAGAGACGGGAAATTTCCCGTCTCTAAATGTATGAGGCGATTTCGTGTTATTTTGACAGTGATCAAAGGAAGAGAAAATAGAAAATTTCTCTACTGTCACCTATAACCTATAACCTGTAACCTGTAACCTATCACAGCTTATGGTTTTAACTGCTTCAACCATGTTGCCATTAGGCACAAAAGCACCAGATTTTCATCTACCAGAAGTAGTATCTGGAGAGACTATTTCTTTGGCTAGCTTTGCCGACAAAAAAGTGCTGTTGGTAATGTTTATTTGTCGGCATTGTCCATTTGTGAAGCATATTCAAAATGAATTAAGCAAGTTAGGGGAAGATTATCGCACGAGTGATTTAGCGATCGCAGCTATTAGCTCCAACGATGCCGAAAAGTATCCAGATGATGCACCTGAATCTCTCAAAGCACTAGCTCTAGAACAGGGATGGCAATTTCCGTTATGCTACGACGAAACCCAGGAAACAGCTAAGGCTTACACAGCAGCTTGTACCCCTGATTTTTTCGTTTTTGATGGCGATCGCAAACTAGTTTACCGAGGTCAGTTAGATGATAGCCGTCCCAGTAATGGTAAACCAGTCACAGGCTCAGATTTACGCGCTGCTATTGATACAGTTTTGGCTGGTAAACCCATAACCACTGAACAAAAGCCCAGTATTGGTTGCAATATTAAATGGAAGCCGGGAAATGAACCCAGTTATTTCGGGTAGGGGCTAGTACCGCTATGCGGAAGTCAAGTCGCTTTGCTCCAATTCAAAATTCAAAATTCAAAACAATTAGCGGAAGCAGGGGAAGCAGGGGAAGCAGGGGAAGCAGGGGAAGAAAAACCCAGTCCCCAGTCCCCAGTCCCCAGTCCCCAATCCCCATTAATGCTGAATTTCCAGGTTGAGAATGTATTGTCCTAATTGGACGTTTTCTGCCCACAATTCGTATTCTACGCGTAGATGTTCTGGTAGTGGCTTACCACTAAGAGTCAAATTATTGGTAAAGTTGCGTAAGCGAATGGGGTGATTGGGTTGTACAGACTCCGTGGGCAACCAATAGCGACTGACACCATAAACACCCTGTTCCCAAAAGTGACGGTAGCTCACCTGCTCGTTACCTTGCATGGTCATGATGATTCGATACGGAGAAATTTCTAGCCACAAAACCCTGGGACTAGGGGGAGTGTAAGCTTTACTCTTGCGTGGGGCAAGTATATCTTCTGTAGTCTCAGGAATTGCTAGTTCACAGGTGATCAGGGGTGGCGCAGTCAGTAGCAAATGAAATCGATCAGTGTCTTTTTGATATAGTGTTCCAGCAGTTTCCACCACAGACCAGAATGGCAGGTCAGTGGAAATAAGCGATAAGCACACGGGCTTGCGGTGATGTGTGAGCATGGGAGCGTTGAAGGCTAAAAGCTATTGAATGAGATGAAATTAATACCAGAAATTTGAGTTGATGGGGTTAAGCGAATAAAGAGAAAAGCATAGTAAAACTTGCTTAATATTAACTGAACATTAACTAAAGATGCTTGTTTAGTAAGCTATATCAACAAACATAAAAACCAATTTGATATAAATCTAAAAAACTTACCCTAAAATGACGGAATCGATAAGTAAACTATGTGAAAACTTATACTTTTGTGAATATTTGAAACTAATAGTTTCCATCAGAATATTAATTGAGTATTCCAGGGAGGAGTTAATTAGCAATAACTAAAAAGTATATCTATATTAACCTAAGTTGCTAGTTAAGAAGATGTAGTTTTGAGATTTGGTAGTTGGGAATTGGCTGGTAATTATTACCCATGACTTGTTAGCTATGACCAGCACTCATGCTTAAACTCATACAACTTAGGTTAGTAGAAGAAAAATCAGAGTAAATTTTAGATGGCAAAAAGCGATACGATACTAGGCAAGAAGTAACTAGTAGTGACGGATATAGTCGCTACTGAACTTTGAGTGTATTTAAAAGTCAGTATATTGTGATGTTAGCTTCTGCCATAACCTTAGAAACGCAAGAAGACCTTTCCCATAAGTTAATTATTCAAACACCTGCTGTTGGGGTATCTTTACAGGGTCGTATCCAAATTCCAGGGGATAAATCAATTTCCCATCGGGCGTTGATGTTGGGTGCGATCGCTCAAGGTGAAACGGAAATCCAAGGTCTTCTCTTGGGAGAAGATCCCCGTAGCACTGCTAGCTGTTTTCAAGCTATGGGTGCGGAGATTTCACCGTTAAATACAGAATTGGTGCGGGTGAAAGGCATTGGTCTAGGCAATTTGCAAGAACCTGTAGATGTGTTGAATGCTGGTAACTCTGGCACAACCTTACGCCTGATGTTAGGACTATTAGCATCCCATCCAGGGCGGTTTTTTACCGTCACTGGTGATAGTTCCTTGCGATCGCGTCCGATGTCCCGTGTAGTCAAACCACTGCAACAAATGGGGGCGCAAATCTGGGGACGTAAAGATAATTCTTTAGCACCCTTGGCGATTCAAGGACAGGTACTCAAACCCATTCACTATCATTCTCCCATCGCCTCAGCCCAAGTCAAATCCTGTATTATGCTGGCTGGGTTATTCACTGAGGGTAAAACTACTATCACAGAACCAGCCCTTTCCCGTGACCATAGCGAGCGGATGCTGAGGGCGTTTGGTGCGGATGTCAGTGTTGATCCAGAGACTAACAGCGTCACTGTAACTGGTACTGCTCAATTGTATGGGCAGAAAGTCATTGTACCGGGGGATATTAGTTCTGCGGCCTTTTGGTTAGTGGCTGGGGCGATCGTTCCCGGTTCAGAATTAGTGGTGGAAAACGTCGGTGTGAATCCCACACGTACAGGGATATTGGAAGCTTTAGAAATGATGGGGGCTGACATTCAACTGGAAAATCAGCGAGAAGTCGCAGGCGAACCAGTAGCAGATGTGCGGGTGCGTTATAGTCGTTTACACAGTTGTACCATTGCTGGGGATATAGTACCGCGCATGATTGATGAAATCCCTATTTTGGCTGTGGCGGCGGTGTTTGCGGAAGGTACTACCCTAATTCGGGATGCAGAAGAGTTGAGAGTGAAAGAAAGCGATCGCATTACGGTAATGGCGCAACAACTTAATCAACTCGGTGCAAAAGTTACCGAATTACCCGATGGGATGGAGATTACTGGCGGGACTCCCTTAGTAGGGACAGATGTGGATAGTCATACAGATCATCGCATTGCCATGAGTTTAGCGATCGCTGCTTTAAACGCCAGTGGAATCACCACCATTCACCGCGCCGAAGCAGCAGCTATTTCTTATCCCAACTTCACTAATACACTCCAACAGATTTTAGGGTGAAATTAGGTATTGGGCATTGGAGTAAAATCTCCTTTGCTCCCTTATGCCAAGTCACGTAATGCGTTCCTGTATTTCGTGCTTACTTTTCTATAAGCCGCCATTGCTTTTTCAAAGTCTGGATCGTAAGCAGTTACATGAACACCATCAGGTGTTTCTGTAATAAATAAACTATCTCCTTCCTTGACTCTCAGCTTTTGCAGAATTTCTTTAGGAAGGGTAATCCCCAAAGAGTTACCAACCTTGCAAACTTTTTGTATTTGCATAGAAAAATAGCCTCTGTGTTGGAGTAAGACTATTGTAATAACATAGCTGCCTGAAAAAATAAAAAAAGGGTGACAAATATACGTTTGTCCTCTGTTCTCTATACCTTGCTCCTCATTTTCTTAAGCATTTCTTCCAGATTGCTTCGTCTAAATCGCCTGCAAAATTCCGAATTGCCACCAATCTAGACTGTATCTCTCGTCAAAGGTGATATTTACAGACACAAAGAGACATGGCACAGATTAATGGCACAATGATGCAATACTTCCACTGGTACATCCCTAACGATGGGAACTTGTGGAGTAAAGTTGAGGCTTCAGCACCAGAACTAGCAGATGCAGGTTTTACAGCCATGTGGCTACCACCAGCCTACAAAGGCTTTGCTGGGTCGTTTGATGTGGGATATGGTGTTTATGACTTATTTGATTTAGGTGAGTTTGATCAAAAAGGCTCAGTGCGGACGAAATACGGTACACGTCAGCAGTATCTTGATGCGGTTAAATCTCTGCAAACGCATGGTTTACAAGTTTATGCAGATGCGGTACTAAATCATAAGATGGGTGGTGATGCAGTAGAAACACCAAAAGCCACTCCTTTTCCTCAAGACGATCGCCTGAATCCTAAAGGTGGTTTACAAGATATTAAGACCTACACTCATTATAATTTTCCTGGACGGCAAGGCAAATATTCTAACTTTGAGTGGCATTGGTGGCATTTTGATGCTGTTGATTATAACGAATATAACGGTGGCGATCGCAGCACAGTCTATTTATTAGAAGGTAAAAGATTTGACGACTACGTAGCCTTAGAAAAAGGCAACTTTGCCTATTTGATGGGTTGTGATCTGGATTTTCAAAATGAGTGGGTGCGCGGTGAAACTACCTACTGGGGTAAGTGGTGTCTTGACACCACAAAGGTAGATGGTTTCCGCATCGATGCTATTAAACATATTTCCTCTTGGTTCTTTCCACAATGGATAGATGAACTAGAACGCCATGCTGGTAAAGATTTATTTATGGTAGGAGAGTATTGGTATAACGATATTAATACTCTCCTTTGGTATGTTGATGCTGTGCGTGGGAAGATGTCAGTTTTTGACGTACCACTACATTACAACTTCCATCAAGCCAGCAAATCTGGAGGCAATTATGATATGCGCCGGATTTTGGATGGCACAATGATGCAACAACGTCCTACCCATGCTGTGACATTTGTCGAAAATCATGATTCTCAGCCTTTGCAAGCTTTGGAATCTGTTGTTGAACCTTGGTTTAAACCCTTAGCTTACGCCATTATTTTATTACGACAAGAAGGCTATCCTTGTGTCTTTCATGCTGACTACTATGGTGCAGAGTATGAAGACTGGGGAAAAGATGGCAATCGTTACAATATTTTTATGCCGTCTCACCGTTGGATAATTGATAAGTTACTTTATGCACGTAAACATTATGCTTACGGGCCACAATACAACTATTTAGACCATTGGAATACTATTGGTTGGACACGCTTAGGTGATGAAGATCATCCTCAAGGGATGGCTGTGATTATGAGTGATAGTTCAGAAGGTTCTAAGTGGATGGAAGTGGGTAAACCCAATACTAAGTTTATTGACTTAACTGAACATATTAAAGAACCTGTATATACCAATGAATGGGGCTGGGGTGAATTTCGTTGTCTAGGCGGTTCAGTATCTGTTTGGGTGCAAGCTTAAAACATACTCGAATTGAATTAAGTAGCAAGACTTAAAAATTAGTTTCAGATTCCATCTCTATCATTATCAAATAGTATCTTTAACACTATTTGATAATGATAGAAATTCATTATTTAGATTATCTTTATGTATCTTCTTTATGAAAAAACTTTTATTCATTTGTAGCCAGAATAGATTACGAAGTCCTACTGCTGAGGTTGTATTTGCTGATTATGAAGGAATAGAGACAGATTCAGCAGGTTTAGATCACTATGCAGAAGTCCCAGTGTCAACCGAAGCAATTGAGTGGGCTGATATTATTTTTGTCATGGAAAAGTCTCATAAGACAAAACTTGCACGAAACTTTCAACCATTCCTCAAGGATAAGAGGATAATTTGTTTAGATATACCAGATGAATTTGAATATATGGATTCAGCTTTAATAGAAATACTAAAGAAAAAAGTAGTTAAAATAATTCGTAATTCGTAATTAAATGCTAATAAAAACTTGCTTAAATAATAATTGGAAATTATTATTTATAGTCAATAACCCCGATTTTTAAAAAAAATTGGGGTTATAAAGTCTCGCATTTTCACAAATGAAATGTTTATTTGCTAGAGCAGTAGCTATTAATTTCTTTGACAATTGTACCTTCTTCAGCACTACTTTTTTGCAGTCCTGCTAAGAAGCTATTTGTATCTCGAATATTCTTTTTATCTATAGCTCCGGCTGCATCATTTAAAGCCTTGCTAATATCTTGATAGAGAGTGAGAAACCGTTGCTGAAAACCTTTTATTTTTTCATCCTTGACTTCTATACCTTTCATTTCTGTGCTGATTCCATCTATCTTACTAGCAAGTTCAGTTAAAGCTTGAGAACCTTTCGCAGATTTGGGATCTTTGCCGAATTGCTGACTTAGTGTGGCTGCTTGATTAGCTACTTTGATAACTTTGTTACATTGGGCAACTTTACTTTCTCCGCAACCTGCAAATAATAATGCGATCGCAGCTACTAAAGAAAGTGTAGCAGTTCGTTTCAGCGTAAGTGACATATTTTGTAATATCTCCGTTTATGTTTCCGTAAAAATGGGCATATAAAAAAAGTGGTTTACAAAACTACAAGTCAACGCTGTATTTGCTTCTAACTTTTTTAGCCCTGTTACTTTATACTTCATTCTTTTTCACAGGTGTATGCAATTACACTGAAATAGAAAAAAGTTAAATTAGGTATACATACTCGGATGTAGTTTTTCCGTAGACTAGAGAAAAAAGTTTACTTACTAAAATTAATTGTGGGATTTTGGTGTTAACCTCAATGTCGCCACAGCCTTAGCAGCAACCGTCTTTTCTTCCCAAAGCATCGGGTGATATTCCAGGTTGCGCCAAGGGTCAATCATATCAGCATAGTGTCTATGGAAAGCATGACCTGACTGTCCGGGTGTATGAATAGCCAGCGAATTATCTAAATTGCTTAAATCTACAATCATTCGTAGTGAAGGAATATCTGTCACTTCAAAGGATTTATTTGCTCGCCAACGGTTAGCATTAATAGTCTCCCCATTCCCAGATGTGCTAAAAGCACCGCGATTAAATAAAGCTTCAATGGCTGTAACACCAGATTTTCCCAAGGTGGCGTTACGAAAAGTAATAGTATGCAATTTACCCCAATTCCAAGATTGAGGATTTTCGCCTTGAATACGTTCTAGTTCGTCTACAGCTTCTCTAAAAGCTTGCTGTAAAATTTGGTCGCGGTTTTCGACTGTGGTGGTTTTGGTATTATCCCACCAATTACTATTAGGCTGTTGAATGATATTTTGTAAGACAGCATACCAGCGATCGCTCCCATCAGGAAAGTATTCTGAAGGTAGTTGATCATGAAATGTATCGGCTAACAAATACTTATAAAATACTTCAAATAAAGCCGCTACAGGCGATGTCATACCTAGCTGCAAATTCCAATCTTGTAGAAGTTTTTGAGCAGCCTTTAATCTGGGAGTATCAAAAGTAAGATTTTGTAAAAATGGCACAAGATTCTGAGCATTTAAATTCAGATTATCACCTTGGATTTTCTGCACATCCGCCAAAGAAATCGGCTGATTTTGTTGGGTAATCATCTCGACAATGCGCTGGGCGCGATAGCCATAAACCCAATCTGTAGTAATTAAATAAGGATATTCACTTGCAACTAAATTATTTGCAGTAGCTATATAACCTTGGGGTGGATTGAAACTATGAGGTAATTTTTCAAAGTCAATATAACCTTGCCACTCATATTCATCAGTCCAACCGGGAATAGGGTAACGTCCATTTCCCTTAGCCCGAATTGGGAATTTACCAGGCATTTGATAACCGATATTACCCTCGATATCAGCATAGACTAAGTTCTGTGCAGGCACATCAAAGTCACTAGCAGCAGTGCGGAACTCTTGCCAATTTTCAGCGCGATTAATTTGGGGAATTGAATAAACGAGTCTTGTTGGCTCTAAAGCTGTCCAACGCAAAGCTACAGCATAGTTTTGTGGTATTGGTATTGCTTGATTTTGCTTAAATTTTTGCAAGTTAGGCGAAACATCAGAAAGAATCGGCCCATGTCTGGTGTAGCGAACTGTCTGCAAAATAGGCTGACTTCCTGCAACTTGAATAGTTTCTGGAACAAGCTGCATATCTACCCATTTACCATTCACTTCATATTGATTGGGATTATTGGGGTTGATTTTCTCAATATATAAGTCCATCACATCGGATTGTACATTAGTCACACCCCAAGCAATGCGATCGCTATGTCCAACAATTACCCCCAACATTCCCGCAAAGGAAAAACCAGTCACATTGTAAGGACATTCAGCATTTTTAGTAGTGCAGTGCAAACCCACCTCATACCAAATCGAAGGCATTTGTACCGCCAAATGAGGATCATTCGCCAAAATCGGTTTACCTGTAGCAGTGCGCTTACCCGATATCACCCAGTTATTTGAACCAATACCCACTCCTGTAGCACCAATAAGTTTTTCTAACGCCAACATTGGTTTAGTAATTGATTCAACAGTAGGAGCAATTTCTGCCACTTCAGCAATCACAGGTTTATTAGTTATTTCTGGTGTTGTTTTCCCCGTTTGCAATTCCGGTAAAATCACAGGCAAATCTTGCGGGTAGGCTGGAAAAAGTTCCTCCACCTGATTAGGCGTGAGAGTTTTCAGCAAAACAGTACGTTCAATTTCGCTTTGAAAATTTCTACCCAAATCGTAAGCCATCACCTTCCCCCAAGTCAGGGAATGTAGAGGTTTCCAAGGTGCGACTTGATAGCCAGGATTGAGTAATTTTAGTACCCCATATTCGAGACTCAACGCAGTACCTTGATGTTCTTGCAGATAAGCATTCACACCATCAGCATAGGCTACCAAATTAGCCTTCATTTCTGCATCCATTTGCTGGAGTTCTTGCTGCGCCACCCTTGCCCATCCCAGGGTTCGCAGATATTTATCAGTATCTAATTGCGAAGCTCCAAACATTTCTGCTAATCTACCAGAACCAATATGTCGCCAAAAATCCATTTGCCAAAATCTGTCTTGGGTGTGGATGTAACCCTGCGCCATAAATAAGTCGTGGGAGTTCGCTGCATATATATGAGGTACACCCGATTGATCCCGTTGGACTGTCACTTCTGCTTTAATACCAGAAATAGCGATCGCTCCATTTTCTACAGGAAAAGAACGCCGTATAGTGTAGCCTAAAAATGATACTAACAATAACCCTAGCAATATCAGTACAACTACACTTATTTTCAGTCCTTTGGATAACCAACGCTTGCGGAAATTTTTCATAAGTGGGTGTTAGCAAAATCATGGGACATTATACCTTTTGCCGCCTTAGAGTTTTGCTATTTTTTAGTAAGATATATAACTTTGCTTTATTAGCAACTACTTAAAATTAAATAATTCCATACTATGAATTAGTTTTAATTTCCTGATTTATCTCAGTATACTTGTAGATTTTATTGTATCTGAAGAATATATATGACGATAGGCGATCGCTCATCCAAAAATCTTGACAAAGTTTGATTGACAAAGCTTAGAAGTGTATGCTAGTTCAAGCAAAATAGAAAATATACTGAAAAATAAAAATTAATAGTAAATAAATATACAATACAGGCTTATTACTTCAGCCGCACATTCTCACAAAATGACTCAGTGTGTTAGTTACCGATGTATTTCGGAGAACGAAGTAATAAAAATAGCATCCAACACAGATAATTTTTGCCAGAAAAAAACAGTAAAGGCGTGCTAAGTTTTAAATCCATCCTCATTCCGTTCGCGGTTGCCCCATGTATCTGCCAGACTTACACCCACAACATCTTGAAGAATTAGTCAAGCGTAGTGGTATCAATTTAGACTTGACACAACTTAACTTCAAGTCTCTCCAAGGCGCAGCAGCCTATGAATATCTATTAATTTCCGAACATCTACCCCGCACGAACACCGGAATGGTCACAAGTGGCTGGTTACAACGCTACAGTCATGCTACGGCTGGCGGTTGGTGGTGTTCCGGCCTCGATCCTCTCAATCATTGGCAACCAATGGAATGGGGTTGCTTTAAGCCCAACCAACCGCGCACCAATCAAAATGGCAAGTCAATCAAATACGAACATCCCCCCAGCACCCCAACAAGAATATTTTGTCTGCGGGTAACACTGGATATCTGGCAGCAAGTTTCCCAGCGTTACAACATTGCTGCGCCTACAAATATCAGCATCAACGAACAGGGAGAAGCCGTAGGTTTTTGGCAATGGGTAATAGAAAATCAAATACCTATCATTATCTGTGAAGGTGCAAAAAAAGCTGCCACCCTCTTGACACAAGGCTATGCAGCCATTGCCGTTCCGGGAATTACTAGTGGTTATCGGGTTGTCAAAGATAAATTTGGGAAAGTTATCAACCGCCAACTGATTCCTGATTTAGCTGTATTTGCCCAGATGCAACGAACTGTTTACATCTGTTTTGATTTTGAAACGCAACACCAAAAAGTGGCTGCTGTCAGCAATGCG from Nostoc sp. UHCC 0870 includes these protein-coding regions:
- a CDS encoding chlorophyll a/b-binding protein, which translates into the protein MRTNNAIIDDQGLMNNFAIEPKVYVDEQGDRTGFTPYAELLNGRLAMIGFISLIALEVFTGHGIFGLFANL
- a CDS encoding thioredoxin family protein; translation: MVLTASTMLPLGTKAPDFHLPEVVSGETISLASFADKKVLLVMFICRHCPFVKHIQNELSKLGEDYRTSDLAIAAISSNDAEKYPDDAPESLKALALEQGWQFPLCYDETQETAKAYTAACTPDFFVFDGDRKLVYRGQLDDSRPSNGKPVTGSDLRAAIDTVLAGKPITTEQKPSIGCNIKWKPGNEPSYFG
- the aroA gene encoding 3-phosphoshikimate 1-carboxyvinyltransferase, yielding MLASAITLETQEDLSHKLIIQTPAVGVSLQGRIQIPGDKSISHRALMLGAIAQGETEIQGLLLGEDPRSTASCFQAMGAEISPLNTELVRVKGIGLGNLQEPVDVLNAGNSGTTLRLMLGLLASHPGRFFTVTGDSSLRSRPMSRVVKPLQQMGAQIWGRKDNSLAPLAIQGQVLKPIHYHSPIASAQVKSCIMLAGLFTEGKTTITEPALSRDHSERMLRAFGADVSVDPETNSVTVTGTAQLYGQKVIVPGDISSAAFWLVAGAIVPGSELVVENVGVNPTRTGILEALEMMGADIQLENQREVAGEPVADVRVRYSRLHSCTIAGDIVPRMIDEIPILAVAAVFAEGTTLIRDAEELRVKESDRITVMAQQLNQLGAKVTELPDGMEITGGTPLVGTDVDSHTDHRIAMSLAIAALNASGITTIHRAEAAAISYPNFTNTLQQILG
- a CDS encoding AbrB/MazE/SpoVT family DNA-binding domain-containing protein, translating into MQIQKVCKVGNSLGITLPKEILQKLRVKEGDSLFITETPDGVHVTAYDPDFEKAMAAYRKVSTKYRNALRDLA
- a CDS encoding alpha-amylase, yielding MAQINGTMMQYFHWYIPNDGNLWSKVEASAPELADAGFTAMWLPPAYKGFAGSFDVGYGVYDLFDLGEFDQKGSVRTKYGTRQQYLDAVKSLQTHGLQVYADAVLNHKMGGDAVETPKATPFPQDDRLNPKGGLQDIKTYTHYNFPGRQGKYSNFEWHWWHFDAVDYNEYNGGDRSTVYLLEGKRFDDYVALEKGNFAYLMGCDLDFQNEWVRGETTYWGKWCLDTTKVDGFRIDAIKHISSWFFPQWIDELERHAGKDLFMVGEYWYNDINTLLWYVDAVRGKMSVFDVPLHYNFHQASKSGGNYDMRRILDGTMMQQRPTHAVTFVENHDSQPLQALESVVEPWFKPLAYAIILLRQEGYPCVFHADYYGAEYEDWGKDGNRYNIFMPSHRWIIDKLLYARKHYAYGPQYNYLDHWNTIGWTRLGDEDHPQGMAVIMSDSSEGSKWMEVGKPNTKFIDLTEHIKEPVYTNEWGWGEFRCLGGSVSVWVQA
- a CDS encoding low molecular weight protein tyrosine phosphatase family protein — translated: MKKLLFICSQNRLRSPTAEVVFADYEGIETDSAGLDHYAEVPVSTEAIEWADIIFVMEKSHKTKLARNFQPFLKDKRIICLDIPDEFEYMDSALIEILKKKVVKIIRNS
- a CDS encoding penicillin acylase family protein produces the protein MKNFRKRWLSKGLKISVVVLILLGLLLVSFLGYTIRRSFPVENGAIAISGIKAEVTVQRDQSGVPHIYAANSHDLFMAQGYIHTQDRFWQMDFWRHIGSGRLAEMFGASQLDTDKYLRTLGWARVAQQELQQMDAEMKANLVAYADGVNAYLQEHQGTALSLEYGVLKLLNPGYQVAPWKPLHSLTWGKVMAYDLGRNFQSEIERTVLLKTLTPNQVEELFPAYPQDLPVILPELQTGKTTPEITNKPVIAEVAEIAPTVESITKPMLALEKLIGATGVGIGSNNWVISGKRTATGKPILANDPHLAVQMPSIWYEVGLHCTTKNAECPYNVTGFSFAGMLGVIVGHSDRIAWGVTNVQSDVMDLYIEKINPNNPNQYEVNGKWVDMQLVPETIQVAGSQPILQTVRYTRHGPILSDVSPNLQKFKQNQAIPIPQNYAVALRWTALEPTRLVYSIPQINRAENWQEFRTAASDFDVPAQNLVYADIEGNIGYQMPGKFPIRAKGNGRYPIPGWTDEYEWQGYIDFEKLPHSFNPPQGYIATANNLVASEYPYLITTDWVYGYRAQRIVEMITQQNQPISLADVQKIQGDNLNLNAQNLVPFLQNLTFDTPRLKAAQKLLQDWNLQLGMTSPVAALFEVFYKYLLADTFHDQLPSEYFPDGSDRWYAVLQNIIQQPNSNWWDNTKTTTVENRDQILQQAFREAVDELERIQGENPQSWNWGKLHTITFRNATLGKSGVTAIEALFNRGAFSTSGNGETINANRWRANKSFEVTDIPSLRMIVDLSNLDNSLAIHTPGQSGHAFHRHYADMIDPWRNLEYHPMLWEEKTVAAKAVATLRLTPKSHN